One genomic segment of Hymenobacter psoromatis includes these proteins:
- the coxB gene encoding cytochrome c oxidase subunit II, with the protein MGSIFSTATVEAERLHTLDLYFIIAASVVLLTVIGATTYFSLKYRHRDHDDHAEPLQTSSNLKLESVLVGIPALMVLAFFFLSFNTTKAVLPPAGDSVPAVRITGHQWWWQASYPGTDVQTANEIHLPIGRHLLIEGTSADVIHDWWVPSFGDKMDVIPGLHNHVWATIKEPGVYEGACNEFCGQQHAWMRIRVVAHTPADYERWLAAAAQPAAEPTDRLAQAGAQVFARAACSSCHQIRGTAAHGQQGPDLTHFGSRETMLAGLLPNNESNLANWLRNPQALKPGAHMPRFIFAPDTIRALTAYLAGLK; encoded by the coding sequence ATGGGTTCCATCTTTTCCACTGCCACGGTCGAAGCCGAACGGCTCCACACGCTCGACTTATATTTCATTATCGCCGCGTCGGTGGTGCTGTTGACGGTGATAGGTGCTACCACATATTTCTCGTTGAAGTACCGTCACCGCGACCACGACGACCATGCCGAGCCGCTGCAAACCTCCAGCAACCTCAAGCTCGAATCGGTGCTAGTGGGCATTCCGGCGCTCATGGTCCTGGCTTTTTTCTTTCTCAGCTTCAACACGACCAAGGCCGTGCTGCCACCGGCCGGCGATAGCGTGCCGGCCGTGCGCATCACCGGGCACCAGTGGTGGTGGCAGGCCAGCTACCCCGGCACCGATGTACAAACTGCCAATGAGATTCACCTGCCCATCGGCCGGCACCTGCTCATCGAGGGCACTTCGGCCGACGTGATTCACGACTGGTGGGTACCCTCGTTTGGTGACAAGATGGACGTTATTCCCGGCCTGCACAACCACGTGTGGGCCACCATCAAGGAGCCCGGCGTGTACGAAGGGGCCTGCAACGAATTCTGTGGGCAGCAGCACGCTTGGATGCGCATCCGGGTAGTTGCCCATACTCCGGCCGACTATGAGCGCTGGCTGGCCGCCGCTGCCCAGCCCGCCGCCGAGCCCACTGACCGGCTGGCGCAGGCCGGCGCGCAAGTCTTCGCGCGGGCCGCGTGCAGCAGCTGCCATCAGATTCGGGGTACCGCCGCCCACGGCCAGCAGGGGCCCGACCTCACGCACTTCGGCAGCCGCGAAACCATGCTGGCTGGCCTGCTCCCTAACAACGAATCCAACCTGGCCAACTGGCTCCGCAACCCGCAGGCACTGAAACCGGGAGCGCACATGCCGCGGTTCATATTCGCGCCGGATACGATTAGGGCTTTAACGGCTTATTTAGCAGGGCTTAAATGA
- a CDS encoding GntR family transcriptional regulator, with translation MEFNENEAIYLQIAGYVGEHILRQQWLPDQKIPSVRDLAATLQVNPNTVMRTYELLQSQETIYNKRGLGFFVAPEAAARVRAYRRERFLQQELPAFFATISLLGIDLAEIKQRYDQFQAPTPSLAAHEN, from the coding sequence ATGGAATTCAACGAAAACGAAGCCATCTACCTGCAAATAGCCGGGTACGTGGGTGAGCATATTTTGCGCCAGCAGTGGCTACCCGACCAGAAAATCCCGTCGGTGCGCGACCTTGCCGCCACGCTGCAAGTCAACCCCAATACCGTGATGCGTACCTACGAATTGCTGCAAAGCCAGGAAACCATCTACAACAAGCGCGGCCTGGGCTTTTTCGTGGCCCCCGAGGCCGCGGCGCGGGTGCGCGCCTACCGGCGCGAGCGGTTTTTGCAGCAGGAGCTACCCGCTTTTTTCGCCACCATCTCGCTGCTGGGCATCGACTTAGCCGAAATCAAGCAGCGCTACGACCAGTTTCAGGCCCCTACCCCCTCCCTTGCTGCGCATGAAAACTAG
- a CDS encoding SDR family NAD(P)-dependent oxidoreductase, giving the protein MRFKDKVVIITGGAGGIGLATAQRLASEGARIVLADISQDNLDQALPEVQKAGAPEVLLSICNVAKEDQVIATVKATLDKFGRLDSIVNNAGLMRFKALEELTADDWMATLNVDLLGAFYFIKQAFLNMKPGGTVVNVASIHAIETEALVTPYAAAKAAVVSLTRSAAIEGKPKGLRINAVLPGAIDTPMLWNNPNVKSGVEKINPSDVGKPENVAALIAYLASDESEFVQGTMVRVDGGRLDHL; this is encoded by the coding sequence ATGAGATTCAAGGATAAAGTTGTTATCATCACCGGCGGGGCCGGCGGTATCGGGTTGGCTACGGCCCAGCGCCTGGCTTCGGAGGGCGCGCGCATCGTGCTGGCCGATATCAGCCAGGATAACCTCGACCAGGCCCTGCCCGAAGTGCAGAAAGCCGGCGCGCCCGAAGTGCTGCTCAGCATCTGCAACGTGGCTAAGGAAGACCAGGTAATTGCCACCGTAAAGGCCACGCTCGACAAGTTCGGGCGGCTCGACTCCATCGTCAATAACGCAGGGCTAATGCGCTTCAAGGCCCTAGAAGAGTTGACTGCTGATGACTGGATGGCCACGCTAAATGTGGATTTACTGGGCGCGTTCTACTTCATCAAGCAGGCTTTCCTGAATATGAAGCCTGGTGGCACGGTTGTGAACGTAGCCAGCATTCACGCCATCGAAACCGAAGCCCTCGTGACGCCCTACGCCGCTGCCAAGGCCGCCGTGGTATCGCTGACGCGCTCGGCTGCTATTGAAGGCAAGCCTAAAGGCCTGCGCATCAACGCAGTACTTCCGGGCGCAATTGATACGCCCATGCTCTGGAATAACCCCAACGTGAAGTCGGGGGTAGAAAAAATTAACCCCAGCGATGTGGGTAAGCCCGAAAATGTGGCCGCTCTCATCGCTTACCTGGCTTCTGACGAGTCGGAGTTTGTGCAGGGCACGATGGTGCGGGTAGACGGCGGCCGGCTCGACCACTTGTAG
- a CDS encoding STAS/SEC14 domain-containing protein, with product MFNAVDYPDQNLVSFTIAGKLTKADYASVVPILNAKVQRFGKVNVYLEVASLDAVTLPALWEEVKLDAQHFNDFNRAAVVSDDSTLLKAAASVMNTITPAEVKHFTTDQKAEALRWALGADPTKLTTKQVYQSA from the coding sequence ATGTTCAACGCCGTTGATTATCCCGACCAAAATTTAGTAAGCTTTACCATTGCCGGCAAGCTCACCAAAGCAGACTACGCCAGCGTGGTACCCATTCTGAACGCGAAAGTGCAGCGCTTCGGAAAAGTTAATGTGTACTTGGAAGTCGCTAGCCTCGACGCGGTAACGCTACCCGCGCTTTGGGAGGAAGTTAAGCTGGATGCGCAGCACTTCAACGACTTCAACCGCGCCGCCGTGGTTAGCGACGATAGTACCTTGCTCAAAGCTGCCGCCTCCGTTATGAATACCATCACCCCAGCCGAGGTCAAGCACTTCACTACCGACCAGAAAGCCGAAGCCCTGCGCTGGGCCCTGGGAGCCGACCCAACTAAGCTGACAACCAAGCAGGTGTACCAATCAGCTTAA
- a CDS encoding ATP-binding cassette domain-containing protein: MVRIRNLHFGYSRRVLQLENLSLDLEKGHIYGLLGKNGAGKSTLLKNIAGLAFPLSGTCEVAGYAAARRRPATLQELFFLPEDVQAPPVSATQLAASTGVFYPHFDAAAFQNYLRELDVPAHAHLPALSYGQQKKALIAFALATNTGLLVLDEPTNGLDIPSKAQFRKLVAGALGEERCVIISTHQVRDLDSLIDTVLVLHQRHLLLNETIDNLADKLSFGSAPAGAAGADVLYSEPSVRGQQVIRPNLTAGEHYTKVDLELLFNALTGPSTAVASYLTNPHHEPAL, encoded by the coding sequence ATGGTCCGCATTCGTAACCTGCACTTCGGGTACTCGCGCCGGGTACTGCAACTCGAAAACCTCAGTCTGGATTTAGAAAAAGGCCACATCTACGGCCTGCTGGGGAAGAATGGCGCGGGCAAGTCCACGCTGCTCAAGAACATAGCAGGGCTGGCCTTTCCGCTCAGCGGCACGTGCGAGGTGGCGGGCTACGCCGCCGCCCGCCGCCGGCCCGCTACGTTACAGGAGCTGTTTTTTCTGCCCGAAGACGTGCAGGCCCCGCCCGTGTCGGCCACGCAGTTGGCGGCGAGCACGGGGGTTTTCTACCCCCACTTCGACGCGGCGGCCTTCCAGAACTACCTGCGCGAGCTGGACGTGCCGGCCCACGCCCATCTCCCAGCGCTCTCCTACGGCCAGCAGAAAAAGGCGCTCATCGCCTTCGCCCTGGCCACTAATACCGGCCTGCTGGTACTCGACGAGCCCACCAACGGCCTCGACATTCCCAGCAAGGCACAGTTTCGCAAGCTGGTGGCCGGCGCGCTGGGCGAGGAGCGGTGCGTCATCATCTCGACCCACCAGGTGCGCGACCTCGACAGCCTGATTGATACCGTGCTGGTGCTGCACCAGCGCCACCTGCTGCTCAACGAAACCATTGATAACCTGGCCGATAAGCTCAGCTTCGGCAGCGCGCCCGCCGGCGCAGCCGGCGCGGACGTGCTCTATAGTGAGCCCTCGGTGCGCGGCCAGCAGGTCATCCGGCCCAATCTTACTGCTGGCGAGCACTACACCAAAGTTGATTTAGAACTGCTCTTTAATGCCCTCACCGGCCCGAGTACGGCCGTGGCTTCCTACCTCACCAACCCGCACCATGAGCCAGCTCTTTAA
- a CDS encoding cytochrome c oxidase assembly protein, which translates to MNSSSLWLQWDLNPAALLLAAGLAAGYYWLAGGRWQPRVGYYAGGLALFLLVELSPLHYLGMHALFSAHMVVHIVVLLLSGPLLVLGLPPRPAPKAARWLSAFSRWLGGHVGLAWAAGVGIMWLLHVPAVFDASFDGMHQAFSPWPLLHAGGMLLTGVLFSWPIFGPVPAYRLHPMAGVVYLFSACVGCSLLGLLITFAPADTYQHYARAAWCGTPGLAPDFAANPLGLTLADDQQAAGLIMWVPCCFIYLTGCLVLVARYFSEPESVGETIAERAELPQMSH; encoded by the coding sequence ATGAATTCTTCTTCCCTCTGGCTGCAATGGGACCTGAACCCGGCGGCGCTGCTGTTGGCGGCGGGGCTGGCGGCGGGCTATTATTGGCTGGCGGGCGGGCGCTGGCAGCCGCGGGTGGGCTATTACGCGGGCGGGCTAGCGCTGTTTCTGCTGGTCGAACTCTCGCCGCTGCACTATCTGGGGATGCACGCGCTGTTCAGTGCCCACATGGTGGTGCACATCGTGGTGCTGCTGCTGAGCGGGCCGCTGCTGGTGCTGGGCCTACCCCCCCGGCCCGCGCCGAAGGCCGCCCGGTGGCTGAGCGCTTTTTCGCGCTGGCTAGGTGGGCACGTGGGGCTGGCCTGGGCGGCGGGGGTAGGCATCATGTGGCTGCTGCACGTGCCGGCCGTATTTGATGCGTCATTCGACGGAATGCACCAGGCATTCAGCCCCTGGCCGCTGCTGCACGCGGGCGGGATGCTGCTGACGGGCGTGCTCTTCAGCTGGCCAATATTCGGGCCGGTGCCGGCGTACCGGTTGCACCCAATGGCGGGGGTAGTGTACTTGTTTTCGGCCTGCGTGGGCTGCTCGCTGCTGGGATTGCTCATCACCTTCGCCCCGGCCGATACTTATCAGCACTACGCCCGCGCCGCCTGGTGCGGCACGCCTGGTCTGGCTCCCGATTTCGCCGCCAACCCCCTGGGCCTCACCCTGGCCGACGACCAACAAGCGGCCGGCCTCATCATGTGGGTGCCGTGCTGCTTCATCTATCTCACCGGCTGCCTGGTATTAGTAGCCCGGTATTTCAGCGAGCCGGAGTCGGTTGGAGAAACGATTGCTGAACGGGCGGAATTACCCCAAATGAGCCATTGA
- a CDS encoding cytochrome c oxidase subunit 3, whose protein sequence is MANSALDTRLLMRLVVFTESLFFMALLVAFVFFSLAPGFRQQQLAALDLGRTGAFTLVLFSSSFTYWRVEASARRGATGALKFWLLATIALGTVFLLGQAWEFHGLFGRHIDLASNTFGTSFFTLTGFHGLHVLIGLIILSILAGLAFAGDYDRPGSSIFQAIGIYWHFVDIVWAVVFTVVYVLPHFSRF, encoded by the coding sequence ATGGCAAATAGTGCCCTCGACACCCGGCTGCTGATGCGGCTGGTCGTCTTCACCGAATCGCTGTTTTTTATGGCCCTGCTTGTGGCCTTCGTGTTCTTCTCGCTTGCGCCGGGCTTCCGGCAGCAGCAGCTGGCCGCGCTGGACTTGGGCCGTACCGGCGCGTTCACGCTCGTGCTGTTCAGCAGCAGCTTCACCTATTGGCGGGTGGAGGCCAGCGCCCGGCGCGGCGCTACCGGCGCGCTCAAATTCTGGCTGCTGGCGACCATCGCCCTGGGCACGGTGTTTTTACTGGGCCAGGCCTGGGAGTTTCACGGGCTCTTCGGCCGCCACATCGATTTGGCCAGCAACACCTTCGGTACCAGCTTCTTCACCCTCACCGGCTTCCACGGTCTGCACGTGCTGATAGGGCTCATCATTCTGAGCATCCTCGCGGGCCTGGCCTTCGCGGGCGACTACGACCGGCCGGGCTCGTCCATTTTCCAAGCCATCGGCATTTACTGGCACTTCGTGGACATCGTGTGGGCGGTAGTGTTCACAGTCGTGTACGTGCTGCCGCATTTTAGCAGGTTTTGA
- a CDS encoding cytochrome c oxidase subunit 4, translating into MPTPNPRAEPQPLDWAKAQPEKLPAPTYWPFVLALGLTFMFWGLLTTWIILVAGVIIFIIALAGWINLLRHE; encoded by the coding sequence ATGCCTACCCCCAATCCCCGCGCCGAACCGCAGCCCCTTGACTGGGCCAAGGCGCAGCCCGAGAAGCTACCCGCGCCCACCTACTGGCCGTTCGTGCTGGCGCTGGGGCTCACGTTCATGTTCTGGGGCCTGCTCACGACCTGGATTATCCTGGTGGCGGGCGTCATCATCTTTATTATTGCCCTCGCGGGCTGGATTAACCTGTTGCGCCATGAGTGA
- the ctaD gene encoding cytochrome c oxidase subunit I gives MPEPVEALPGLSLDTDQGLLQWISSVDHKQLGIMYLWTALAFMLVGGAEILLIRIQLAVPRNTFLGPEMYNELFTMHGTTMIFFVAMPAIFGFATYLVPLMIGANDMAFPRLNALSLWLTIFGGLLMYFSFLAGGAPNAGWFNYAPLNGYNYSSQPGIDYYCAGLLLGGIGTVSASINLIVTILRYRTAGMALHNMPVFVWMMLVTACLVIAAFPSLNAALAMLLLDRRLHAHFFEVHDGGSALLWQHLFWLFGHPEVYIVILPSFGILSEVFSVYSRKPVFGYVFIVGSGIAIGLLAFGVWVHHMFAVGLGNTANNFFAASSMLIGVPTGVKVFNWLATMRGGSIRFTTSMMFATSFLVEFTIGGLSGIAFAIVPIDLQLTDTYFVVAHLHYVLIGGTLFGLLAGLFYWFPKMSGRMLNERLSNWFFWLFVVGFNVTFMIQHVLGTLGMPRRVYTYPDLPGWGTLNLLSSIGGFLMGAAMLLLVYIIVQALRSGPRAGADPWDAYTLEWTTTSPPPLQNFDRVIPVASVRPFRDFKMPHDADHKEVGKRKGIYGK, from the coding sequence GTGCCCGAACCCGTTGAGGCCCTACCCGGCCTCAGCCTGGATACTGACCAGGGGCTACTCCAGTGGATTTCGTCCGTGGACCACAAGCAGCTGGGTATTATGTACTTGTGGACCGCGCTGGCGTTTATGCTGGTGGGCGGGGCCGAGATTCTGCTCATCCGCATTCAGCTGGCGGTGCCGCGCAACACGTTTCTGGGGCCGGAGATGTACAACGAGCTGTTCACGATGCACGGCACCACGATGATATTCTTCGTGGCCATGCCGGCCATTTTCGGCTTCGCGACCTACCTCGTGCCCCTGATGATTGGGGCCAATGATATGGCCTTTCCGCGCCTGAATGCGCTGAGCTTGTGGCTCACCATCTTTGGCGGCCTGCTGATGTATTTCAGCTTCCTGGCGGGCGGCGCGCCCAACGCGGGCTGGTTCAACTACGCGCCGCTCAACGGCTATAACTACTCCTCGCAGCCGGGCATCGACTACTATTGCGCGGGGCTGCTGCTGGGCGGCATCGGCACGGTTTCGGCTTCTATTAATTTGATAGTAACCATCTTACGGTACCGCACGGCGGGCATGGCCCTGCACAATATGCCGGTGTTCGTGTGGATGATGCTCGTGACGGCCTGCCTAGTGATAGCCGCCTTCCCGTCCCTGAACGCGGCGCTGGCCATGCTGCTGCTCGACCGCCGGCTGCACGCCCACTTTTTTGAGGTGCACGACGGTGGCTCGGCGCTGCTCTGGCAGCATTTGTTCTGGCTGTTTGGGCACCCGGAGGTTTACATCGTAATTCTGCCTTCGTTTGGCATTCTGTCGGAGGTTTTTTCGGTGTATTCGCGCAAGCCGGTGTTTGGCTACGTCTTCATCGTGGGCTCGGGCATTGCCATTGGGCTGCTGGCTTTTGGGGTGTGGGTGCACCACATGTTTGCGGTGGGGCTGGGCAACACGGCCAATAACTTCTTTGCGGCCAGCAGTATGCTGATTGGCGTGCCGACGGGCGTGAAGGTCTTCAACTGGCTGGCCACGATGCGCGGCGGCTCCATCCGCTTCACGACTTCCATGATGTTTGCGACTTCCTTTTTGGTGGAGTTTACCATTGGGGGGCTCAGCGGTATTGCCTTTGCCATCGTGCCCATTGACTTGCAGCTGACCGATACCTACTTCGTGGTGGCGCACCTGCACTACGTGCTCATCGGCGGCACGCTGTTCGGGCTGCTAGCGGGCTTGTTCTACTGGTTTCCGAAGATGAGCGGCCGGATGCTGAACGAGCGGCTGAGCAACTGGTTTTTCTGGCTGTTCGTCGTCGGCTTCAACGTCACTTTTATGATTCAGCACGTGCTGGGCACCCTCGGAATGCCGCGCCGCGTGTATACCTACCCCGACCTGCCGGGCTGGGGCACGCTCAATCTGCTGTCCAGCATCGGTGGTTTTCTGATGGGCGCGGCTATGCTGTTGCTGGTTTATATCATCGTGCAGGCGCTGCGCAGCGGCCCCCGCGCCGGGGCCGACCCCTGGGATGCCTACACCCTGGAGTGGACCACGACCTCGCCGCCGCCGCTGCAAAATTTCGACCGCGTGATTCCGGTGGCCAGCGTCCGGCCGTTCCGCGACTTCAAAATGCCCCACGATGCCGACCACAAGGAGGTTGGTAAAAGGAAAGGAATATATGGCAAATAG
- a CDS encoding family 1 glycosylhydrolase, with protein sequence MASQFLFATGIENSYPTIQNGKVRQDEMEKCGHYKFWKKDFDLVQELGIEYLRYGPPIHTTWLGVGKYDWSFADETFNDLRRRNIMPIVDLCHFGVPDWMGNFQNPDFPVLFAQYAGDFAKRFPWVQLYTPVNEMYICAEFSALYGWWNEQLASDKAFITALKYIVKANVLAMYAILAVRPDALFIQSESSEYFHAENPAAIKPAELLNAKRFLSLDLNYGQRVDSDMYEYLMDNGMTRDEYHFFLKNDLRHQCIMGNDYYRTNEHRVRDDGSTTASGEIFGYHVITTQYHNRYQLPVMHTETNLWQGPNGDEAVNWLWKEWANVLRVRNDGVPIVGFTWYSLTDQVDWDTALRESNGNLNPLGLYDLNRNIRPVGEAYKKLISQWKQVLPTQTACLQMPLVMPQDSGDDWSKQQQATAKAAQADMTTTNAGQQDSH encoded by the coding sequence ATGGCTTCTCAATTTCTGTTCGCTACCGGCATCGAAAACAGCTATCCTACCATCCAAAACGGCAAGGTGCGCCAGGACGAGATGGAAAAATGCGGCCACTACAAGTTTTGGAAGAAGGATTTTGACTTGGTGCAGGAGCTAGGCATTGAGTATCTGCGCTACGGCCCGCCCATTCATACCACTTGGCTGGGGGTAGGGAAGTACGACTGGTCGTTTGCGGATGAGACGTTCAACGACCTGCGGCGGCGTAATATCATGCCCATTGTGGACTTGTGCCACTTCGGGGTGCCCGACTGGATGGGGAATTTTCAGAACCCCGATTTCCCGGTGCTTTTTGCGCAGTACGCCGGCGATTTTGCCAAGCGCTTTCCGTGGGTGCAGCTCTACACGCCGGTGAACGAGATGTACATCTGCGCCGAGTTTTCGGCCCTGTACGGCTGGTGGAACGAGCAGCTGGCCAGCGACAAAGCCTTCATCACGGCCCTCAAGTACATTGTAAAGGCCAACGTGCTGGCCATGTACGCCATCCTGGCGGTGCGGCCCGATGCGCTATTTATCCAGAGCGAGTCGAGCGAGTACTTCCACGCCGAAAACCCAGCCGCCATCAAGCCCGCCGAACTGCTGAACGCCAAGCGCTTCCTGTCATTGGACCTGAACTATGGCCAGCGCGTAGACTCCGACATGTATGAGTACCTGATGGACAACGGGATGACCCGCGACGAGTATCATTTTTTTCTGAAAAATGACCTGCGGCACCAGTGCATCATGGGCAACGACTACTACCGCACCAACGAGCACCGCGTGCGCGACGATGGCAGCACCACGGCTTCGGGCGAAATATTTGGCTACCACGTCATTACTACGCAGTATCACAACCGCTACCAGCTGCCCGTGATGCACACCGAAACCAACCTCTGGCAGGGTCCCAACGGCGACGAGGCCGTGAATTGGCTTTGGAAAGAGTGGGCCAACGTGTTGCGCGTGCGCAACGATGGGGTGCCCATCGTAGGCTTTACTTGGTACTCACTCACCGACCAGGTGGACTGGGATACCGCCCTGCGCGAAAGCAACGGCAACCTGAACCCGCTGGGTCTCTACGACTTAAATCGCAACATCCGGCCCGTGGGCGAGGCGTACAAGAAGCTCATCAGCCAGTGGAAGCAGGTGCTGCCGACCCAAACCGCGTGCCTGCAAATGCCGCTCGTGATGCCCCAGGATAGCGGCGACGACTGGAGCAAGCAGCAACAAGCTACCGCCAAAGCCGCGCAGGCCGACATGACGACCACTAATGCCGGCCAACAAGACTCCCACTAA